Proteins from a single region of Trichoderma asperellum chromosome 3, complete sequence:
- a CDS encoding uncharacterized protein (EggNog:ENOG41): protein MRGRPVEVLVYEYMFPKPKTFDPQDFQALLQRSLIPEVRQETHAFYGHLETQEAKYPGLDYTHPTHRIRLSRWSWHRRLFRAFDGLGLTHAEISALTKWEGTKWAKEKFEKEQGIIIRDTAADGFPDWTEPASRASAQQGRSVRIHTIDISSLDDDENMETEESDEELASVGVSLNQHLRAQAARREAGDTSVVLDEEWEQWLKNAIESGELALLTERMTEEMLGQSRSSNPMVASLLPDGMLHMARAGQWSEIPEFLQPLLRRTVDNENSTRNEPILTSATRSTLQSTPGRLPPPWIRRTYSDLRLPAGDSATSQSGTQT from the coding sequence ATGAGAGGCCGACCTGTCGAAGTACTCGTATACGAGTACATGTTTCCCAAGCCCAAGACGTTCGACCCCCAAGACTTCCAAGCTCTGCTCCAGCGCAGCCTGATTCCCGAAGTTCGTCAGGAGACCCATGCCTTCTATGGCCATCTTGAGACACAGGAAGCCAAGTACCCCGGACTGGACTATACTCATCCGACTCACCGCATCCGACTCAGCCGCTGGTCATGGCATCGCCGACTCTTCAGAGCTTTCGACGGCTTAGGCCTCACGCACGCCGAGATTTCTGCTCTCACGAAGTGGGAGGGAACCAAGtgggctaaagaaaaattcgAAAAGGAAcagggcatcatcatcagagaCACCGCGGCCGATGGATTCCCAGACTGGACAGAGCCTGCTAGTCGGGCGTCCGCTCAGCAAGGCCGATCTGTCAGAATACACACCATTGACATTTCGAGtctggacgacgacgaaaatATGGAGACGGAAGAGAGCGACGAAGAACTGGCGAGCGTTGGCGTTTCGTTAAATCAGCATCTGCGCGCGCAGGCAGCCAGGCGTGAGGCTGGCGACACATCCGTCGTCCTGGACGAGGAATGGGAGCAGTGGCTTAAGAATGCGATTGAGAGCGGCGAGCTGGCACTTCTTACGGAGAGGATGACCGAGGAAATGTTGGGCCAGTCTCGCTCGTCCAACCCCATGGTCGCCAGCCTCCTCCCCGATGGCATGCTCCATATGGCACGCGCTGGCCAGTGGTCAGAGATCCCCGAGTTCCTCCAGCCTTTGCTTCGGCGCACAGTGGATAACGAGAATTCTACCCGTAACGAGCCGATTCTGACCTCAGCAACGCGATCTACACTGCAGTCGACCCCTGGTCGTTTGCCACCGCCCTGGATTCGACGCACCTATTCAGATCTCCGACTGCCAGCAGGAGACTCTGCCACCAGCCAATCCGGCACTCAAACCTAG
- a CDS encoding uncharacterized protein (EggNog:ENOG41) has product MEYTETIKVRTTLPLIPPISSRDEILTPRLLLRAPRLSDVPALHLLRTEHEVMKHSVQGVDKTLEDTIRSLDDSLPPNDTKNYHFLIFERDTGELVGKGGMHSLLSRRFGWPEVGYSFKQAAWGKGYATEFMTGFLESWWSLPRKEIEIEVDPKSVDAEAGSTPTIVELLTAITDAKNVGSVKVLEKTKFNKFMEWKGVDNREASFGQDVIVLGFSMAAPLKESS; this is encoded by the coding sequence ATGGAGTACACAGAGACTATCAAGGTCCGCACAACGCTGCCACTTATCCCACCCATCAGCTCCAGAGACGAGATACTCACTCCTCGCCTCCTGCTCCGCGCACCTCGCCTCTCCGACGTCCCTGCTCTGCACCTACTCCGCACCGAGCATGAAGTCATGAAGCACTCGGTACAAGGCGTCGACAAGACCCTGGAAGACACCATCCGGAGCCTGGACGACTCGCTGCCTCCCAACGACACCAAAAACTACcacttcctcatcttcgagCGGGACACGGGCGAGCTGGTCGGCAAAGGCGGCATGCACAGCCTCCTAAGCCGGCGCTTCGGGTGGCCAGAAGTCGGCTACTCCTTCAAGCAGGCAGCATGGGGGAAAGGATACGCAACCGAGTTCATGACGGGGTTCCTTGAGAGCTGGTGGAGCTTGCCTCGCAAAGAAATTGAGATTGAGGTTGATCCGAAGAGCGTAGACGCCGAGGCCGGCAGCACTCCGACAATCGTCGAGCTTCTCACGGCTATAACAGATGCCAAGAATGTGGGAAGCGTCAAGGTGCTGGAGAAGACCAAATTCAATAAATTCATGGAATGGAAAGGGGTAGATAATCGCGAGGCTTCCTTTGGCCAGGATGTTATAGTGCTTGGGTTCTCAATGGCGGCTCCATTGAAGGAGAGCAGCTGA
- the TMP1 gene encoding Thymidylate synthase (BUSCO:EOG092D1AOO) → MGSTPVHEEHQYLNLVREILDQGERRPDRTGTGTLSIFAPPSFKFQLNDNGRPILPLLTTKRVFLRAVIAELLWFIEGNTSSTALSDVGVKIWDGNGSREFLDSVGLTHRDVGDLGPVYGFQWRHFGADYVDAKADYAGKGVDQLAEIIHKLRNNPYDRRMILSAWNPKDFKSMALPPCHMFAQFYVSYPGRGRGQGAEEPTEEGKPKGHLHCQLYQRSCDMGLGIPFNIASYALLTHMLAHVCDLVPGTFTHVMGDAHVYIDHIDALRTQLEREPRPFPELEITREKGGSIDGWKVEDFVVKGYEPHKSIPMNMSV, encoded by the exons ATGGGGTCAACGCCAGTGCACGAAGAGCACCAGTACCTCAACCTGGTCCGCGAGATCCTGGACCAGGGTGAGCGAAGACCCGATCG CACTGGCACCGGTACCCTGTCCATTTTCGCACCCCCAAGCTTCAAGTTCCAGCTCAACGACAACGGCCGCCCCATCCTTCCCCTCCTCACCACCAAGCGAGTCTTCCTCCGCGCCGTCATCGCCGAGCTGCTCTGGTTCATCGAGGGCAAcacctcctccaccgcccTCAGCGACGTCGGCGTCAAGATCTGGGACGGCAACGGGTCCCGCGAGTTCCTCGACAGCGTCGGGCTCACGCACCGCGACGTCGGCGACCTGGGCCCCGTCTACGGCTTCCAGTGGCGGCACTTTGGCGCCGACTATGTCGATGCAAAGGCAGATTACGCCGGCAAGGGCGTCGACCAGCTGGCCGAGATCATCCACAAGCTCCGCAACAACCCCTATGATCGCAGAATGATCCTCAGCGCATGGAACCCAAAAGACTTCAAGAGCATGGCCCTGCCGCCCTGCCACATGTTTGCCCAGTTCTACGTCTCCTACCCCGGACGAGGACGGGGACAGGGCGCCGAGGAACCGACAGAGGAGGGCAAGCCAAAGGGCCACCTCCACTGCCAGCTATACCAGCGATCCTGCGACATGGGTCTGGGCATCCCGTTCAACATTGCGAGCTACGCATTGCTGACACATATGCTCGCTCACGTTTGCGATCTTGTCCCAGGAACCTTTACCCACGTCATGGGCGACGCACATGTCTACATTGACCATATCGACGCTCTTCGAACACAGCTAGAGCGCGAGCCGCGACCTTTCCCCGAGCTGGAAATCACACGGGAAAAGGGTGGCAGTATCGACGGCTGGAAAGTAGAAGACTTTGTGGTCAAGGGATATGAACCCCATAAGTCAATTCCTATGAACATGTCTGTCTAG
- a CDS encoding uncharacterized protein (EggNog:ENOG41): MAVPRSNGSTPPEAIQYAYMFESDRSPTKQFDALLRAIARFIVAELGDKNDTHLTPKKLAAFYKAVGGDYDSLFLETPHSTISYMWHVTGCQHSLQPTENDYDPPSIPALTPRGFSRWEAVEVLLGPEEHVPFLQYAVKHWDLRHPETGQVFPPDLPASVFPSQPDQEVDRWHKSCADQMRDDATREEEKASMPSSSSAPKPEPSPEPAAPRFAYFHPPDPFHPANRFYPSDPFRATSPPRPRAADPNQSERPPVRSPERPRRQRPADDAGRRRSLSDYASNRQPNPDSIRHSYSGTYLNPDSTRTTPSRPSQGRRHSHLPRTSDSSDDESEDNTMHMRARRRQRTVSPHSGIRRVVPPSSGPPPPSAGSSVPSFRTHRSDSRAEEARRRGNQSRGSSRQSSVNNPIRVRRSRESIPPSRLNQNHSDLSDCVSEGSSEEEIRHRHRLRQQRERSYRADDQDRERQHLHRTDSQRRASSHTDTDRRRDAGWDVRDRDHIRGERKWDRRSMEDDIPSSGIPSRRYQESTYT; encoded by the exons ATGGCCGTCCCTCGATCTAATGGCTCGACGCCGCCCGAGGCCATCCAGTACGCCTACATGTTCGAATCGGACAGGAGCCCGACCAAGCAGTTTGATGCGCTACTAAGAGCAATCGCGCGCTTTATC GTAGCTGAGCTTGGTGACAAAAACGATACACATCTCACCCCCAAGAAACTCGCTGCGTTTTACAAAGCCGTCGGCGGTGACTATGATT CCTTATTCCTTGAGACGCCTCACTCGACCATCTCCTACATGTGGCATGTGACTGGCTGCCAGCATAGTTTGCAACCCACCGAGAATGACTACGACCCGCCTTCTATTCCGGCTCTGACACCTCGAGGCTTCTCCCGATGGGAAGCGGTAGAGGTCCTTCTCGGGCCTGAAGAGCATGTCCCCTTTCTCCAGTATGCTGTCAAACATTGGGACCTAAGACACCCCGAGACGGGCCAAGTCTTCCCGCCTGATCTACCCGCCAGCGTCTTTCCCTCACAGCCAGATCAGGAAGTTGACCGCTGGCACAAGAGTTGCGCCGATCAGATGCGTGACGATGCGACcagggaggaagagaaagcaagcaTGCCTAGCTCCAGTTCTGCACCGAAGCCCGAACCGTCTCCGGAACCTGCCGCACCAAGGTTTGCCTACTTTCACCCACCGGATCCTTTTCATCCAGCAAACCGTTTCTATCCATCGGATCCGTTCCGCGCGACCTCTCCCCCTCGACCGAGAGCTGCTGATCCGAATCAGTCCGAAAG GCCTCCTGTGCGTTCTCCGGAAAGGCCTCGCCGCCAGAGACCTGCCGATGACGCCGGAAGGCGTCGAAGTCTCTCCGACTATGCTTCCAACCGCCAGCCAAACCCCGACTCCATCCGCCACAGCTATTCCGGCACGTACCTCAACCCAGATTCCACGCGAACGACACCCAGTCGACCTTCACAGGGTCGCCGGCATAGCCACTTGCCGCGTACATCTGACTCGTCAGATGATGAATCTGAAGACAACACCATGCACATGAGGGCTAGACGGCGACAACGAACCGTCTCTCCACATTCAGGCATTCGCAGGGTCGTCCCGCCGTCATCAGGTCCTCCACCGCCGTCGGCGGGGTCCAGTGTCCCTTCTTTCCGGACCCATCGAAGCGACAGTCGAGCTGAggaagcgagaagaagag GTAACCAAAGCCGAGGTAGCTCAAGACAGAGCTCCGTCAACAACCCCATCCGCGTGCGTAGGAGTCGCGAGAGCATACCTCCATCACGCCTAAATCAGAATCATTCAGATCTTTCCGATTGCGTATCAGAAGGATCCAGCGAAGAGGAAATCCGCCATCGCCACAGATTACGCCAGCAGCGAGAACGCTCATACCGCGCTGACGACCAAGATAGAGAGCGGCAGCATCTGCACCGAACAGATTCACAACGCCGGGCTAGCAGCCACACCGACACCGATAGACGGCGGGACGCAGGATGGGATGTGCGAGATAGAGATCATATTaggggagaaagaaaatgggATAGACGATCCATGGAAGATGACATACCAAGTTCAGGCATACCGAGTAGGCGATACCAGGAGTCGACTTACacttga
- a CDS encoding uncharacterized protein (TransMembrane:1 (o44-64i)), producing MTIIWMLIDARLCRSLVPEQLLTECNAHPGASRVFNVSFRLGALARPLFMTSSAASIFVSFSSLRNMHKHMHAEAQHTQALVPLHQHKESAGSTDGWAGLGPSSQGKNNRPARLHPSILCPSPAGLQPRFKAAARTHVSAREGPFAPSVWSPQQAGALTLRHDP from the coding sequence ATGACGATCATCTGGATGCTGATTGACGCTCGCCTTTGTCGCAGTTTGGTGCCTGAGCAGCTGTTGACTGAGTGCAATGCCCATCCTGGAGCGTCTCGAGTCTTCAATGTTTCCTTTCGTCTTGGGGCTCTGGCTCGGCCTTTGTTTATGACATCATCCGCTGCCTCCATCTTCGTTTCTTTCTCGTCTCTTCGAAACATGCACAAGCACATGCATGCAGAGGCACAGCACACGCAAGCACTAGTTCCGTTGCACCAACACAAAGAATCTGCTGGCAGCACTGACGGCTGGGCTGGACTGggccccagcagccaaggcaaaAACAACCGGCCGGCCaggctccatccatccatcctctGTCCATCGCCCGCCGGCCTCCAGCCACGCTTCAAGGCTGCAGCCAGGACGCACGTGTCAGCCCGTGAGGGGCCGTTTGCGCCATCGGTTTGGTCACCTCAGCAGGCTGGAGCCCTGACCTTGCGGCATGATCCATGA